The Corynebacterium coyleae genome segment GGCGCCTCGGAGATACCGGCCTTGACCTGCTCGTCGATGATCTTCTGGATCTCGGCTTCCATCTCCTCGACCTTCTTCTCATCAACAGGCTCTGCAAGCGCGAGCTCACCGACGAGAATCTGGCGAGCCTTACCAAGCATGCGCTTCTCACCAGCAGAAAGACCCTTGCCCTGGTCACGGCGCCACAGGTCACGTACAACCTCGGCCACCTTATTAATGTCGCCGGAGGCAAGGCGCTCCTGGTTCGCCTTGTAGCGACGAGACCAGTTGCCGGCCTCCTCAACATCCGTCTCACGCAGCACGGAGAACACCTTCTGCAGGCCCTCCTCGTTGACTACGTCACGCACGCCGACAAGCTCGGAGTTCTTTACGGGCACGCGAACCTCAAGGTCTGAGTGGAGAATCTGCAGCACCAAGAAGTCCAGCTTCTCGCCGCGCATCTCACGCTCTTCGATGTCGGCGATACGCGCCGCGCCGT includes the following:
- a CDS encoding CarD family transcriptional regulator, which translates into the protein MEFKVGEVVVYPHHGAARIADIEEREMRGEKLDFLVLQILHSDLEVRVPVKNSELVGVRDVVNEEGLQKVFSVLRETDVEEAGNWSRRYKANQERLASGDINKVAEVVRDLWRRDQGKGLSAGEKRMLGKARQILVGELALAEPVDEKKVEEMEAEIQKIIDEQVKAGISEAPGDVDAEDDVDLDELSFDDE